From the Terriglobia bacterium genome, the window ATGGATCCGGGAGCGCGGTGAAACATGGAGCCGTGAGTCGCAGCCCCGCCGCCGAAGTGGTGCCGCTTTACCAGCCCGGCGAAACCGCGCCCCTTGCTGATGCCCACGACATCCACCTTGTCTTCGGGATGGAACACCTGGTTCACCAGGATCTGGTCGCCCACCTTGAGCGGTTCCGCACTGTCGTCGGACCTGAATTCGCGCAGGATCCGGACTGGAGGCACGTCTGCTTTTTTGAAGAGGCCGGCCCGGGGTTTGCTCACTCTCGAAGGGCGCACAAACTCCACCAGCCCCAGCTGCAGGGCGTCGTAGCCGTCCTTCTCCTTGAGCTTCTTCTGGACAACAATGCAGGGACCGGTCTTGATCACCGTGGCCGGGACGA encodes:
- the rplC gene encoding 50S ribosomal protein L3; translation: MVDGLIGVKVGMTQIFEEDGKVVPATVIKTGPCIVVQKKLKEKDGYDALQLGLVEFVRPSRVSKPRAGLFKKADVPPVRILREFRSDDSAEPLKVGDQILVNQVFHPEDKVDVVGISKGRGFAGLVKRHHFGGGAATHGSMFHRAPGSIGASAFPSRVLPGMRAAGHMGNARVTVQNLRVVRIQDQENLLVIKGAVPGRNGGYVIVTKA